One stretch of Cryptococcus neoformans var. neoformans B-3501A chromosome 5, whole genome shotgun sequence DNA includes these proteins:
- a CDS encoding hypothetical protein (Match to EST gb|CF186997.1|CF186997) produces the protein MSFPTLKHFIVQAELLQAYRSAVRATKHPQTRRETLDFLRSDLERLRQEHDLDTLQSHLSSFRKLVKQMRPSFSFSGNESGSRLIGQRRRAQG, from the exons ATGTCTTTCCCAACACTGAAACAC TTCATCGTTCAAGCCGAACTGCTACAAGCTTATCGCTCTGCAGTACGCGCTACCAAGC ATCCGCAAACTCGAAGAGAGACCCTTGACTTCCTGCGCTCAGATTTAGAAAGGCTGCGACAGGAGCATGACCTG GATACTCTGCAATCCCACCTATCGTCATTCAGGAAGCTCGTCAAACAAATGAGGCCaagcttttctttttcggGGAATGAGTCCGGCTCAAGACTCATCGGTCAGCGACGACGAGCTCAGGGATGA
- a CDS encoding hypothetical protein (Match to EST gb|CF188880.1|CF188880; HMMPfam hit to Peptidase_M20, Peptidase family M20/M25/M40, score: 83.3, E(): 6.1e-22) has product MPKSSLAALPTDVQSHVNQAIDSLRDLVPPDPSFVSEDIQDTIFKTVDELNDDMRKLSLAIHDNPELGFKEFQARKNLVTALKKLGFDISNPSDLETAFVATYTRGSGGRTFGFNAEFDALPDIGHACGHNLIAVIAVVGAAALKAAMEASDMSGTVKVIGSPAEEDGGGKILLLKQGIYDDLDACGMAHPFGGMGGAAGSCPIGGPATLSRSGLEIEFHGRGAHAGSAPWMGINALDAAVQGYTAVSMLRQQLEPTMRVHGIILGSEKWVTNIIPSYSKVSFGTRALDTKLCIDLREKVIACFKSAAESTGCSCKIKAPDDAVYAETRNNEKLAHSYQIFMDRAFGDKIELEGVTTASTDFGNVCYKLPGFHPMFDIPSEEGSSNHTPGFAEAARTPEAHSRAMKVAKGLAVIGAKFMIDDNFAKETREAYEKLQEEVRNSGGQSKTE; this is encoded by the exons ATGCCCAAGTCATCTCTTGCTGCCCTTCCGACCGATGTCCAGTCCCATGTCAACCAAGCAATCGATTCCCTCCGGGACCTTGTTCCACCCGACCCCTCTTTTGTTTCAGAAGACATCCAGGATACCATCTTCAAAACTGTCGATGAGCTCAATGATGATATGAGGAAGCTAAGTCTTGCGATCCATGATAACCCAGAACTTGGCTTTAAGGAGTT TCAAGCTCGGAAAAACCTTGTCACCGCCCTGAAGAAATTAGGGTTCGACATCAGTAATCCAAGTGATTTGGAAACGGCATTCGTAGCAACATATACCAGAGGAAGCGGCGGTCGAACATTTGGCTTTAACGCAGAGTTCGATGCTCTCCCTGATATTGGGCATG CATGTGGTCACAATCTCATCGCCGTAATTGCAGTGGTCGGCGCCGCTGCCCTGAAAGCTGCTATGGAAGCTAGTGATATGTCTGGAACAGTCAAAGTCATTGGTAGCCCTG cggaagaagatggcggaggcaaaatccttcttctcaaacagGGCATTTATGACGATCTCGATGCCTGTGGCATGGCACATCCTTTTGGTGGTATGGGAGGTGCCGCCGGTTCGTGCCCTATTGGAGGACCTGCCAC TCTTTCACGGTCAGGACTTGAAATTGAGTTCCACGGCCGAGGTGCTCATGCCGGT TCAGCTCCTTGGATGGGTATCAATGCCCTTGATGCCGCTGTTCAAGGCT ACACAGCAGTGTCAATGCTCCGTCAGCAACTCGAACCCACCATGCGTGTACACGGGATCATACTTGGATCAGAGAAATGGGTAACGAACATCATTCCAAGCT ATTCAAAAGTGTCATTTGGTACTCGTGCTTTGGATACTAAGTTGTGTATTGACCTGAGAGAAAAGGTTATCGCCTGCTTTAAATCGGCAGCTGA ATCAACTGGATGCTCGTGTAAAATCAAGGCGCCTGATGATG CGGTCTATGCAGAGACCAGAAACAACGAGAAGCTGGCCCACTCTTATCAGATATTCATGGACAGGGCTTTTGGTGACAAAATCGAGCTTGAAGGTGTGACTACCGCCAGCACTGATTTCG GTAACGTGTGTTACAAGCTTCCAGGTTTCCACCCCATGTTTGACATACCTTCGGAAGAAGGCTCGAGCAATCACACTCCTGGTTTCGCTGAAGCTGCGCGTACACCCGAAGCGCACAGTCGCGCCATGAAAGTAGCAAAAGGCCTTGCCGTCATTGGTGCAAAATTTATGATCGATGATAACTTCGCCAAGGAGACTAGGGAGGCTTATGAGAAGTTGCAAGAGGAGGTAAGAAACAGTGGAGGCCAAAGCAAGACCGAGTAA